The Rosa rugosa chromosome 3, drRosRugo1.1, whole genome shotgun sequence sequence TAATCACAGGTCCAGCAAACCCTGATAATCAAATTATTATGAAATCTTATGTGATTTAAGGCATTCCATCCTCAGAGAGGAAGAATCGATATCTGATCAGTGAGGAACTCACATGATCCACCCAGCTTTTTCAACCAGACATGAGTGCAACGAAAAGGTGTAAGGAACAAAGAATAGTATATCTATTTCATAAGAAGCTAGCTAGAAGGCAATACTTACATGCATCTACATCCTTTGCCGTACAATTCGAGGTCATTTCCTTTTTCAAACTTTTCCCAGGAAAGACGAGGTGGGGGACAGATTCATCACTTGAGAACATGGCTCTGAAAGCCAATTTCACAAAACTGAAAACTACTATACGCAAAAGTTTATGTGCACAACTGAGTACCTATGGGGCATATCCTATTCATTTACCCTTTCAACCATCAATGAGATACAAATAGACTTGGAGCACCAGCCCTCAGATGTTCACACATCTGGGGGTGTTACATACTTTGGCTACGTCTTGTCTTCAAATGCACCTACAAAAGAGTGGAATTATGAATGAACATAACGTTTAACGATGATAACAATGGCCAATGAGACGGGAAGATGACATGGATAgatgtcactgtcaatctcaCTAATCAAATGCTTCAATCAGTCCAATTCCTAGAACAAATCATCAAGCAAATATGATTATGTGCTTGATGACTCGATCATGATACATTGGTTTCCTAAACTGTATTTTTGAACATCCTTAACATGACAAGTCCCTCCTAAGTGTAGAGCTTTCAAGGGAAAAACAACAATGAAGCAACTGTGTAGGTATCTGTAATGTAAAACTTACCAAACCTTTTCCTAAGCATAAGGGGTTGAACGATATAACATGACCACATTACAAATTaatcaaattttaaaaaataccATCAGTTGTCCTGGTCATTCACTGCTTGCCATATATATGAAGTGTGAATCTCTGCTATATCATCACAAAATTTTAATAGCAATTATAAACCATGATATGATATTGACTTCATATAGTTTCCCTCTTTCATAGTTAGCCATAATGAGCAGCCATTTAATTCTCCAAGGGGACTGAATGCATTAGTTTTACACCTTTTGTTGCTTTATTTGTTACAGATTCTTACTCTTCAGACCTAAGCATCTGTAGATTGTTTAGATAAAAGCAGGCTATAAATGACTTTATAGCTGTTACTTGTTTATCTCCTTGGTTAGGTACGGACACAGAACCATGAAGAGGTTCTACGAGGGAAACCTTGCAAGCCCGTATCCACTCTTAGTACACCAATCTCTTTCATCTCAAGTGATGAGGATTTACTAGTTTTGTCTAAAGTCTAAACACACTCTCCTACATCAGTGCATCTTTCAATTTTGGATAGGTGTACCAAACATTATGTTTCTTAATGTAATATAAAATAAACCTGTTGCTTCCagaatgaagaaaacaaaaaatcactGCACAGACTTTGTCATAACTCTAATGCACTGACAAACACATGTTGATAACTAAAACAAATGTACGAGGGGCAACATGGGAACACTAATATTTACCTTAGAAGATAAAGCCGGTAAAGAAGCAAGTCACATTCGATCTCTTAGCTTTAGAATTACAAAAGCTGATTCCTGATCTCCTCCGAAAGTTTTAAGGAGGCGTTTTGCCTTTCCCCATGCTCAGCAGAGGTTCCAAGCTGCTACAGACTCCAGAAGCCCCACATCTCGGATCTTGGAATCCATCCAAAGCAGCATAAATTGATGGCCTACTTTCTCCTCTTACTATTTCAGTTTTACCATCTATGACATGAATGTCATGAACAGCTGGCTCTGTATCAAGCAATGGACTATGATAATGGCTTTCAAGATCCCCACCTTGCTGCAGCTGTCCTCCATCACTATAGAAACTTTTCTCAATCCCTATCTTAGCTTGGACTGCTTCAGTAGTCATTCCTGGGCACATTGCATTATCTGCGTATTGTTTTCCTTCCCATCCTGAAAGGACACTTTTCTCAACAACATCATGTCCATTGGAATGGATTTGTTTTTTGACAAATGAAGCGTCAAACTGAGAGGTACTGTCTGCAATATTTCCCACTTCCATATGATTAGATATAGTTTCATTAGTCCACGGCATCATCAGTTGTGAATCTATATTCGAAGAAAGTGCAGTTTGTCCCCATTCACGCAGCTTATCATTTGAATCACCATTACACTGTTCATTTCCTAAAGAATTCATCTGTCTATATGCTTCAACTTCCTTCTCCAAAAAATGATTCTCCTTCTCCCTCCTAAGAAGTATCTCTTTCAGAACATCCATCTCTTCTTCATCATAAACAAATTTCTCTTCAATCATCCTTTGGTACTGTCTCACTTCCATTTCTGTCGATGCTTTATCCTTCTGCAGACGACTTATCATGGCCATTGCTTCATCAGCAGCAGTTGCAGCAGCAGCTCGCTCTTTCTCCAGCTCTAAATAGAGAGCAGCACAAGCAGCTTTCTCTTTTTCGAGTGCTCCTTCCAACATCCTGATTGTATCACtttcattttcaaaaatggGAAGCTTTTCTTCACCGTAACTCACATCCAGACCTTTACTCTCAGCAGCTGATTCACTCAGCTTAGAAAGTCCACTTATTCCTTCCCCTCTATCATCTCCGGATGCTGTTTTGACATCATCACAAATGAAAAACGACACAAACTGAGTAAGTATTATCCCCAATATGGTACATCTATAATTAATCATGCAACGACTCCCAGTTTTTAAGTAATTTTCGAATTATCCTCTTTGATAATAAAAATGATAATAAATTTGTTAAACAATACATtctaacaattaaactagtaAGTTAAATCCAAACCTATAGAATAATGCACAGTCTATCAAATACATGAACTTAAGTAATCAAAACCACTAAACAAATTT is a genomic window containing:
- the LOC133735966 gene encoding uncharacterized protein LOC133735966, with product MACQEVQSWSFGGLTVAFLDLLLAYFLLCISAFVFFVSKLLKVFWVYLPCPCNGVFGYRNRDLCLHKLLNEWPVAKIYAAQKLVKSRFPFDIRFKDQTCNLSQNLIRDVNGGNGVLELEGESCCSPFSSPRLQSLVDKESGYDAKGKRIVILKKRTGIRRSRRDSSKSPRIFPFPLDERGTREISGESSIAVATRHDEPQASGDDRGEGISGLSKLSESAAESKGLDVSYGEEKLPIFENESDTIRMLEGALEKEKAACAALYLELEKERAAAATAADEAMAMISRLQKDKASTEMEVRQYQRMIEEKFVYDEEEMDVLKEILLRREKENHFLEKEVEAYRQMNSLGNEQCNGDSNDKLREWGQTALSSNIDSQLMMPWTNETISNHMEVGNIADSTSQFDASFVKKQIHSNGHDVVEKSVLSGWEGKQYADNAMCPGMTTEAVQAKIGIEKSFYSDGGQLQQGGDLESHYHSPLLDTEPAVHDIHVIDGKTEIVRGESRPSIYAALDGFQDPRCGASGVCSSLEPLLSMGKGKTPP